A region from the Drosophila ananassae strain 14024-0371.13 chromosome 2L, ASM1763931v2, whole genome shotgun sequence genome encodes:
- the LOC6499396 gene encoding uncharacterized protein LOC6499396, whose product MFWILRRTGAANFFNSFNNNCSFSKSSSGGGNHSNSTQDKYVKRPPRKAYGRLSAEADDAVSLGHKIDDPFDELDDFEMLAANSSAGCSSANGNANVPPGEANGNVNVNTRGGGANGNGNMNGNGNLSLLPCTDADCQGNYEVESALCELGLCQAKAKTSKDLTGGATSTSKEINENTISRLHALAMADDDDDYDESLTCNVCDRAFHCHRQLASHQQKKRHFGCSGCDSLFPSLMLLEHHKEEFEHWSDEEMGRRVCCRRNRCDDDYFTDTDSFISDAESEDLERLL is encoded by the exons ATGTTTTGGATTTTACGACGCACTGGCGCCGCCAACTTCTTCAACTCCTTCAACAACAATTGCAGCTTCTCGAAGAGCAGCTCAGGCGGCGGGAATCACAGCAACAGCACACAAG ACAAATATGTGAAGCGTCCCCCACGGAAGGCGTACGGCAGACTCAGTGCCGAGGCCGACGATGCCGTGTCACTTGGCCACAAAATCGATGATCCGTTCGATGAGCTCGACGACTTTGAAATGCTGGCAGCAAACTCCAGTGCCGGCTGTAGCAGCGCCAATGGCAATGCCAATGTGCCACCAGGTGAAGCCAATGGCAACGTCAATGTCAACACCAGAGGAGGAGGTGCGAACGGGAACGGGAATATGAACGGGAATGGGAACCTTTCCCTACTGCCCTGCACAGATGCCGATTGCCAGGGTAACTACGAAGTGGAGAGCGCCCTCTGCGAGCTGGGCCTCTGCCAGGCGAAAGCCAAAACATCAAAGGATCTGACCGGGGGGGCCACGTCAACATCGAAGGAGATTAACGAAAACACAATAAGTCGACTGCATGCCCTGGCCATGGCCGACGACGATGATGACTACG ATGAATCACTAACCTGCAACGTGTGCGACCGAGCTTTCCATTGTCACCGACAGCTGGCATCCCACCAGCAGAAGAAGCGTCATTTCGG GTGCAGTGGCTGCGATAGTCTGTTTCCGTCATTAATGCTGCTGGAACACCACAAGGAGGAGTTCGAGCACTGGAGCGACGAGGAGATGGGACGACGGGTGTGCTGTCGCCGGAATCGGTGCGATGACGATTACTTTACGGATACGGACTCCTTCATCAGCGACGCGGAGAGCGAGGATCTGGAGAGGCTGTTGTAA
- the LOC6499395 gene encoding proton-coupled folate transporter — protein MVEKVSLAQLKNLQWGRFFNMFYIEPVIFMLLFAHMLSGTVMRNQLIYQTCTVIFQYNVSDCVQLDSKNITPKLQAIETELQTYVTSMFLTRTLFESIVPAICGLFIGSWSDHYGRKPLLVVSMVGFSASSLLSTVICWLSSYYMVNPWWYTLAALPHSLLGGLCVFSVAAFCFITDTTDMKTRPYRMIFMEMVLFVALTSGSLLSSFIYAATSAAFIQSLSCSILILATLFIIFYLPESLGMCPDQDEVPGENCAKDIVVTVSDNKLSDTKDPGKCEDPPKYEGIEKPVEMETGLFNLKHVTDMFKTCFKIRPNNAHTIIWLVTLAGFLSIFVVDGVMTVMYLFVRQQFHLTVREFTIFETVSQSVPMLGALLGFLILRKVFRMSVVSLALLSIFSEILSNMARGFAYLPWHLYLSVVLGVFRSIQGPMCRTIVSNIVPASDTGKLFAIGNIVQSFAPFVAAPLYTAIYKSSLERNPGEFNFLSSALYLIAFILIGWVMRIKFKHQKFYAETLK, from the exons ATGGTTGAAAAAGTTTCATTAGCTCAACTTAAAAATCTCCAATGGGGACGATTTTTCAATATGTTCTATATAGAACCTGTGATTTTTATGCTTTTATTTGCGCACATGCTGTCAG GCACTGTGATGCGTAATCAGCTCATTTATCAGACTTGCACTGTGATTTTCCAGTACAATGTTTCAGACTGTGTGCAATTGGATAGCAAAAATATTACTCCAAAACTGCAG gCTATTGAAACGGAACTCCAAACCTATGTGACCAGTATGTTTCTGACACGTACACTTTTCGAAAGTATAGTTCCAGCCATTTGTGGATTATTTATTGGATCCTGGTCTGATCATTACGGTCGAAAGCCTCTCTTGGTTGTCTCTATGGTTG gGTTCTCTGCATCTTCCCTGCTGTCAACTGTCATATGCTGGCTCTCCAGTTACTATATGGTTAATCCTTGGTGGTACACCCTGGCTGCGTTGCCGCATTCGCTTTTGGGTGGACTGTGTGTGTTCTCAGTGGCTGCTTTTTGTTTCATTACAGATACCACGGATATGAAAACAAGACCATATAG AATgatatttatggaaatggtTCTTTTTGTGGCCCTTACTAGTGGCTCACTTTTATCCAGCTTTATTTATGCCGCCACCAGTGCCGCCTTCATTCAGAGTCTCTCCTGTTCGATTTTGATTTTAGCCacactttttattattttctatctGCCCGAAAGCCTCGGAATGTGCCCTGATCAGGACGAAGTTCCAGGCGAAAACTGCGCAAAGGACATTGTTGTCACTGTTTCGGATAATAAGCTTAGTGACACTAAGGACCCGGGGAAATGCGAAGATCCACCCAAGTATGAGGGAATCGAAAAGCCCGTAGAGATGGAAACTGGCTTGTTCAATTTGAAGCATGTGACGGACATGTTTAAAACGTGCTTCAAAATAAGACCCAACAACGCTCATACCATCATTTGGCTGGTTACTTTGGCCGGATTTTTGTCCATTTTTGTGGTTG ATGGCGTCATGACTGTGATGTACTTATTTGTCCGTCAACAGTTTCATCTGACAGTCCGGGAGTTTACGATTTTCGAGACTGTCAGTCAATCGGTTCCCATGCTGGGAGCCCTGCTCGGTTTTCTCATCCTTCGAAAG GTTTTTCGCATGTCTGTGGTATCTCTGGCCTTGCTCTCGATATTTTCCGAAATTCTTAGCAACATGGCCAGGGGATTTGCTTATCTTCCCTGGCATTTGTATCTGTCTGTGGTCTTGGGAGTTTTCCGCTCTATTCAGGGGCCCATGTGCCGCACAATTGTATCGAATATTGTGCCAGCCTCTGATACAG GTAAACTATTTGCAATTGGAAACATCGTGCAATCCTTTGCACCTTTTG tTGCTGCTCCCCTATACACGGCCATTTACAAGAGTTCCCTTGAGAGGAATCCCGGTGAATTCAACTTCCTGAGCTCGGCGCTCTATTTAATAGCATTCATCCTAATTGG CTGGGTGatgcgaattaaattcaaGCACCAAAAGTTCTATGCCGAGACGCTCAAATAG
- the LOC6499394 gene encoding adhesion G-protein coupled receptor G7 has translation MRIVRCLGIFLALLMPWNLEAQDSGSGQAQDRLPPSPAPRPLAPLPPSPRPPAPPSPAASAPYPPSISPPPPAAFSPTHQLDIWDTTTYIPTTTFIHQDPINFVKRENQLSKNDMESCPLERRVCFLNGTYDHCSSLDVGYYENNTSSSFVFCDFMTCQPEEFEHDYITRNHDQTPHLNRWKRARIGENATLHDVCLLRNGMPVTRECLLQNYRAQWESVQQWPPVVCLRRYREHSISKELNSLHDDILEGRRRTNDTKGRREMTGIMRNMFRQRDRTLLPADVHMTGQMLGSLMQQDKDAAVSVDLVSVCKEIMSSGNQVLRLSAQLNATNTLLSQFETYMDALPEQLVPQDSCGKVVPQTTSDASEVATTGVETINYSDIGVQAQITGNLSVFFVNPLCDNITGIAIFSASSEDRKACASGFWYRFLRSTDNLATIKAESHLETAAFLPHNLWQALKRKGASFLTFKVYAHDALFVETAEVRTRRPRSKVISISIPGLEDHSLPLALPFLLRNENLREPDSRAISAGSGCGYWNYQTWRNDGVSTSNSDLLRDAIIECHTYHLTQFAFLVGGSYRTNGLGEDVLITPLNERVLDIISIVGCSLSLVGVLGIFLTAGIFKSWRSQASTKVLLHLCLAMALQMILFVFINTDDISEQLVVNGDTRRCVALGAALQYSLLVLFSWMLIIAFLQFQRYVTVIGIERPRHYILKAAIVAWTLPLLPTLLVALIDPDSYVPTKAQLATDTGICYPSGYGLIFGVVLPVTLITIANFIIFVYVFYSISHSLSQSIHRAEKKMVVKQIRLSILLFFLLGLTWIFGIFAFMQAGVAFSYLFCITATMQGFVMFVYFILLDTANRRAWMGLICPTKMKMDVQKRTTELQSMTTSSTNYTSRSTPH, from the exons ATGAGAATTGTGCGGTGTCTGGGGATTTTTCTGGCCCTACTTATGCCATGGAATTTAGAGGCTCAGGACTCAGGCTCAGGACAGGCTCAGGACAGGTTACCCCCCTCTCCAGCTCCTCGCCCACTAGCTCCTCTCCCACCATCTCCTCGGCCACCAGCTCCTCCCTCACCAGCTGCTTCCGCACCATATCCTCCCTCAATATCTCCTCCTCCACCGGCTGCTTTCTCACCAACTCACCAACTTGATATTTGGGATACAACCACATATATTCCGACAACTACCTTCATACATCAGGATCCAATAAACTTTGTCAAACGAGAGAATCAGTTGTCAAAAAACGACATGGAAAGCTGTCCACTCGAGCGGAGAGTCTGCTTCCTAAACGGCACCTACGATCACTGTTCCAGCTTAGATGTAGGGTATTATGAAAACAATACAAGCTCCAGCTTTGTTTTCTGTGACTTCATGACCTGCCAGCCGGAGGAGTTCGAGCACGACTATATCACTCGGAACCACGACCAGACGCCTCACCTGAACAGGTGGAAGAGAGCCAGGATAGGGGAAAATGCCACCCTGCACGATGTGTGCCTGCTGAGGAATGGAATGCCGGTAACGCGGGAGTGTCTGCTGCAGAATTACAGGGCTCAGTGGGAGTCCGTGCAGCAGTGGCCGCCCGTGGTTTGTCTTCGGCGATACAGGGAGCACTCGATCAGTAAGGAGTTAAACAGTCTGCACGACGACATCCTCGAGGGAAGGAGGCGGACGAACGACACCAAAGGACGGAGAGAGATGACTGGAATAATGAGGAACATGTTCCGGCAGCGGGACAGAACCCTCCTGCCCGCAGATGTCCACATGACGGGCCAGATGCTTGGCTCCCTGATGCAGCAAGACAAGGACGCCGCTGTCAGCGTGGACCTTGTTAGTGTGTGCAAAGAGATCATGTCCAGTGGCAACCAGGTTCTGCGTCTCTCCGCCCAGCTCAATGCCACAAACACGCTTCTCAGTCAGTTCGAGACCTACATGGACGCCCTGCCGGAGCAACTGGTTCCCCAAGACAGTTGCGGCAAGGTGGTGCCACAAACTACTAGTGATGCTAGCGAAGTAGCCACCACCGGCGTGGAAACCATAAACTATTCCGACATCGGGGTACAGGCTCAGATCACTGGAAACCTGAGTGTGTTCTTCGTCAATCCCTTGTGCGATAATATCACGGGAATAGCCATCTTCTCGGCCAGCTCCGAAGACAGGAAAGCCTGCGCCAGTGGCTTCTGGTACCGGTTCCTACGCTCCACCGATAACTTGGCCACAATCAAGGCAGAGTCTCACCTGGAAACGGCTGCATTTCTACCCCACAACCTCTGGCAGGCTCTTAAGAGGAAGGGTGCTTCCTTTCTAACTTTCAAAGTCTATGCCCACGATGCACTTTTTGTGGAAACTGCAGAAGTACGAACTCGAAGACCTCGCAGCAAGGTTATTTCAATTTCTATACCCGGTTTAGAAG ACCACTCCCTGCCATTGGCCTTGCCCTTTCTGCTGCGAAACGAAAACCTTCGGGAGCCGGACTCCAGAGCCATAAGTGCCGGCAGTGGTTGCGGCTACTGGAACTACCAGACGTGGCGGAATGATGGAGTGTCCACCAGCAACTCAGACCTGCTTAGAGACGCCATCATCGAGTGCCACACCTACCACCTCACCCAGTTTGCATTCCTCGTCGGCGGCAGCTACCGAACCAATGGCCTGGGCGAGGATGTGCTTATTACTCCGCTCAACGAACGAGTCCTGGACATAATCTCCATTGTGGGCTGCTCCTTGTCGCTAGTAGGAGTGCTGGGAATCTTCCTCACGGCAGGCATTTTCAAGTCCTGGCGCTCCCAGGCCTCCACCAAGGTCCTGCTGCACCTTTGTCTGGCCATGGCCCTGCAGATGATACTTTTTGTGTTCATCAACACGGATGACATCTCCGAGCAACTGGTGGTGAACGGCGATACCCGACGATGCGTCGCATTGGGAGCTGCCCTCCAGTACTCTCTCTTGGTGCTGTTTAGCTGGATGCTGATCATCGCCTTCCTGCAGTTCCAGCGCTATGTGACGGTAATTGGAATCGAGAGGCCCAGGCACTATATCCTGAAGGCCGCCATTGTGGCCTGGACGTTGCCTCTGCTTCCAACGCTCTTGGTGGCCCTTATAGACCCAGATTCGTATGTGCCCACAAAGGCCCAGCTGGCCACGGATACTGGGATCTGCTACCCATCCGGGTACGGGCTCATTTTCGGCGTAGTGCTGCCTGTGACTCTGATAACCATTGCCAACTTCATCATTTTCGTCTACGTGTTCTACAGCATCTCCCACTCCCTGAGCCAGAGCATTCACAGGGCCGAGAAGAAGATGGTTGTGAAGCAGATTCGGCTCTCCATTCTGCTCTTTTTCCTGCTGGGACTCACCTGGATATTCGGCATTTTCGCCTTCATGCAGGCGGGCGTGGCGTTCTCGTACCTGTTTTGCATCACAGCAACAATGCAGGGATTCGTGATGTTCGTCTACTTCATCCTCCTGGATACGGCCAATCGACGGGCGTGGATGGGCCTGATTTGTCCCACCAAGATGAAGATGGACGTGCAGAAGCGCACCACCGAACTGCAGTCGATGACCACTTCATCCACCAACTACACAAGCCGATCCACTCCCCACTAA
- the LOC6501189 gene encoding uncharacterized protein LOC6501189 gives MYWTSFWIFTLLAMASAANQNRDYLPRPPARTYVYNAPPPSTMVALRRIIQGHLDRFQQADLAHFSRRAQLQQAKADIGTEKRPQVMQLWVVPAGSAGSASENVLDYALPPNTPTPKNYARNFLPEGRDVVPGSSYIPLRLLVIKR, from the exons ATGTACTGGACTAGTTTTTGG ATATTTACTCTGTTGGCCATGGCGAGTGCAGCCAATCAGAATCGGGACTATCTGCCACGCCCGCCGGCCAGGACTTACGTGTATAACGCGCCTCCGCCCAGTACGATGGTCGCCCTACGTCGCATTATCCAAGGACACTTGGATCGATTCCAGCAGGCGGATCTGGCCCATTTCTCCCGGAGAGCCCAGCTCCAGCAGGCTAAAGCGGATATAGGGACGGAAAAGCGACCACAGGTCATGCAACTGTGGGTAGTTCCGGCCGGATCCGCAGGATCGGCATCGGAGAATGTTCTGGACTACGCCCTGCCGCCCAACACGCCGACGCCGAAGAACTACGCCCGGAACTTCCTGCCGGAGGGTCGGGATGTGGTACCCGGAAGCTCTTATATACCTCTACGGCTGCTAGTGATAAAGCGATGA